In Methylomonas sp. ZR1, one DNA window encodes the following:
- a CDS encoding IS5 family transposase yields MEQYQQLSFADVEYANKGKLTRREKFLNQLEELLPWSVMGAVIEPHYASGKGYGRKPFALNAMLHVHVAQIVYNYSDPGMEDALYEIESLRRFCGIRLEAVPDESTILQFRHLLEQHGLTEQIFQAINQTLSERGLFSRAGTIVDASLIAAPTSTKNTSQSRDPEMHSSKKGNQWFFGSKFHIGVDSETGLVHTLKVTAGNVSDVAEAAALLHGEEQFVHGDAGYQGLDKRPEMPTENPPICVIAMRPGKLTKLTKDDSEEAQLLRAAARELASRRAKVEHVFRDIKIRFGYAKNRYRGIAKNAARLTFLTAIANVLRGDAYERRCLIAPGI; encoded by the coding sequence ATGGAACAGTATCAACAACTTAGTTTTGCGGATGTCGAATACGCCAACAAAGGTAAACTCACACGGCGGGAAAAGTTTCTGAACCAACTCGAAGAGCTGTTGCCGTGGTCAGTCATGGGAGCGGTGATTGAACCGCATTACGCATCCGGTAAAGGGTATGGCCGCAAGCCGTTTGCCTTGAATGCCATGCTTCATGTTCACGTAGCGCAGATTGTCTACAACTACTCCGATCCTGGCATGGAAGACGCGCTGTACGAGATTGAGTCCCTGCGACGTTTTTGTGGGATTCGCCTGGAAGCCGTGCCCGATGAGAGCACGATTTTGCAATTTCGGCATTTGCTGGAACAGCACGGCTTGACCGAGCAAATCTTCCAAGCCATCAATCAAACGCTGAGTGAACGCGGGCTGTTTTCAAGAGCCGGCACCATCGTCGACGCCAGCCTGATTGCCGCGCCGACCTCGACCAAAAACACAAGCCAGTCACGTGACCCCGAAATGCATTCCAGCAAAAAGGGTAATCAATGGTTTTTCGGCAGCAAATTTCACATCGGCGTCGATAGCGAAACCGGCTTGGTGCATACGCTCAAAGTCACCGCAGGGAACGTAAGCGACGTAGCCGAAGCGGCTGCCTTGCTGCACGGCGAAGAGCAATTCGTGCACGGTGACGCCGGTTATCAAGGCTTGGACAAGCGCCCCGAGATGCCCACCGAAAATCCACCGATCTGCGTGATTGCGATGCGCCCTGGCAAACTGACTAAGCTAACGAAAGACGACAGCGAAGAGGCTCAGTTACTGCGGGCGGCAGCCAGAGAGTTGGCAAGCCGCCGCGCCAAGGTCGAACACGTGTTTCGAGACATTAAGATCCGCTTTGGTTACGCCAAGAATCGCTATCGTGGTATAGCCAAAAACGCCGCCCGATTAACCTTTTTAACCGCGATTGCCAATGTGCTGCGCGGTGATGCGTATGAGCGTCGATGCCTCATTGCGCCTGGAATTTGA
- the ftsH gene encoding ATP-dependent zinc metalloprotease FtsH → MKKLLISLTIITAIGLIVYSIFSRNLPDYDPHYDISYSDFIEDVRGKAVTEVTINGNYVDGRRQNGTRFTTYNPNDMRMIDELLEYGVKIKVEKPQVPSTLMQIFISWAPMLLLIAVTIFFMRKQQMGGAGGANSFGKSRAKLMAEDQVKVRFKDVAGVEEAKEDVVEMVDFLKDPGKYEALGGKIPRGVLMVGPPGTGKTLLARAIAGEAGVPFFSISGSDFVEMFVGVGASRVRDMFEQAKKRAPCIIFIDEIDAVGRQRGGAGMGGGNDEREQTLNQLLVEMDGFSGNEGIIVIAATNRADVLDKALLRPGRFDRQVQVGLPDIKGREQILKVHADKVPLADDVNINDLARGTPGFSGAELANLINEGALFAARHNQRVVTMNDLDKARDKMIMGAEKRTMVMGREELLMTAYHEAGHAIVGRIVPEHDPVYKVSIMPRGGALGITMFLPERDQYSASKDKLESQISSLFGGRVAEALIYGKNKVTTGASNDIQRATQLARNMVTKWGLSERLGPMDYGDSEGGYMGAQAKPMSEQMAQIIDEEIRHMVDSNYQRAETILKAHIEILHNMAYTLLDWETIDKFQIDELMQGKIIAPPIFEIHESSIDDIKTNQNSEEVENDQLAQNIFALS, encoded by the coding sequence ATGAAAAAACTCTTAATTTCTCTAACGATCATCACCGCCATCGGTCTGATTGTTTATTCGATTTTTAGCCGCAATCTGCCGGATTACGATCCGCATTACGACATCTCCTATTCGGATTTTATAGAGGATGTACGAGGTAAAGCAGTCACGGAAGTGACCATCAACGGCAATTATGTCGACGGCCGCCGTCAGAACGGCACTCGTTTTACTACCTACAACCCAAACGACATGCGGATGATTGATGAGTTGCTGGAATACGGCGTCAAAATCAAAGTAGAAAAACCGCAAGTACCATCGACCTTAATGCAGATATTCATCTCCTGGGCACCTATGTTGTTGTTAATAGCAGTGACCATTTTCTTCATGCGTAAACAGCAAATGGGTGGCGCCGGTGGTGCCAACAGTTTCGGCAAAAGCCGAGCAAAACTGATGGCAGAAGACCAGGTAAAAGTTCGTTTCAAAGATGTGGCCGGTGTCGAGGAAGCCAAGGAGGATGTCGTGGAGATGGTCGATTTTTTGAAAGACCCCGGCAAATACGAAGCACTTGGGGGGAAGATCCCGCGCGGTGTACTGATGGTCGGTCCTCCAGGCACTGGCAAAACCTTGCTGGCCAGGGCCATAGCCGGGGAAGCCGGAGTACCATTCTTCTCCATCTCGGGTTCCGATTTCGTGGAAATGTTCGTCGGCGTCGGCGCCTCCAGGGTGCGGGACATGTTTGAGCAGGCCAAGAAACGCGCGCCCTGCATCATCTTCATCGATGAAATCGACGCGGTTGGCCGCCAGCGCGGTGGTGCCGGCATGGGCGGCGGTAACGACGAGCGCGAGCAAACCCTGAACCAGCTGTTGGTGGAAATGGACGGTTTCAGCGGCAACGAGGGCATTATCGTCATCGCCGCCACTAACCGCGCCGATGTCCTGGATAAAGCCCTGCTCAGACCGGGTCGTTTCGATCGCCAGGTTCAGGTCGGCTTGCCGGACATCAAAGGCCGCGAGCAAATCCTCAAGGTTCATGCTGACAAGGTTCCCCTGGCCGACGACGTCAACATCAACGACCTGGCCCGCGGCACCCCCGGTTTTTCCGGCGCCGAGCTGGCCAACCTGATCAACGAAGGCGCGCTGTTCGCCGCTCGCCACAACCAGCGGGTGGTGACCATGAATGACCTGGACAAAGCTCGCGATAAGATGATCATGGGTGCGGAAAAGCGCACCATGGTGATGGGCCGCGAAGAGTTGTTGATGACCGCCTATCACGAAGCCGGCCACGCCATCGTCGGCCGCATCGTTCCCGAGCATGATCCAGTCTACAAAGTCAGCATCATGCCGCGCGGCGGCGCCTTGGGCATCACCATGTTCCTGCCTGAGCGTGATCAGTACAGCGCCTCGAAAGATAAGCTGGAAAGCCAGATATCCAGTCTGTTCGGCGGCCGGGTCGCGGAAGCCTTAATCTACGGTAAAAACAAAGTGACCACCGGCGCCTCCAACGACATCCAAAGAGCCACGCAACTGGCCCGGAATATGGTCACCAAATGGGGTTTGTCGGAGCGGCTAGGGCCTATGGACTATGGCGATAGCGAAGGCGGTTACATGGGGGCACAAGCCAAGCCGATGTCGGAACAAATGGCACAGATCATCGACGAAGAAATCCGGCATATGGTGGACAGCAACTACCAACGCGCCGAAACCATTCTCAAAGCGCATATCGAGATCCTGCACAACATGGCGTATACGCTTCTGGATTGGGAAACCATCGACAAATTTCAAATTGATGAATTGATGCAAGGAAAAATTATTGCGCCGCCTATATTTGAAATTCATGAATCGAGCATTGATGACATAAAAACAAATCAGAATTCAGAAGAAGTTGAAAACGACCAATTAGCTCAAAATATATTTGCATTATCTTGA
- the hflC gene encoding protease modulator HflC — MNSRTITLLPAGLTLLALAYLSVFHVSQNEKAILFRLGEMVASDFTPGLHFKTPIINNVSTFDARVLTLDTKSERFLTSEKKNVIVDSFAKWRIGDVGLFYTTVGGDDYQANLRLEQVLKDAMRGEFGLRTIKQLISEDRTELRQTLLTKLTPVAGKFGIELIDIRIKRIDLPPEVSSSVYQRMRAERERVAREFRSQGSESAESISAEADKQRQVLLANAQRDAENIRGRGDAQSADIYAKSFGKNPEFYAFYRSLQAYQTAFEKTDDTLVLKPESDFFRYFNSEK; from the coding sequence ATGAACAGCAGAACCATAACACTATTACCGGCCGGTTTAACCCTTCTGGCACTCGCTTACCTGTCGGTTTTTCATGTCAGCCAGAATGAAAAGGCTATCTTATTTCGTCTCGGTGAAATGGTCGCTTCAGACTTTACGCCGGGACTCCACTTTAAGACCCCCATCATCAATAACGTCAGTACATTTGATGCGCGTGTGCTGACCTTGGACACCAAGTCCGAGCGTTTTCTTACCTCCGAAAAGAAGAACGTTATAGTTGACTCGTTCGCCAAATGGCGGATCGGTGATGTGGGTCTTTTTTATACCACGGTCGGCGGCGACGACTATCAGGCCAATCTGAGACTCGAACAAGTTTTGAAAGATGCCATGCGCGGCGAATTTGGCCTCAGGACCATCAAGCAACTGATCTCCGAAGACCGTACCGAACTGCGGCAAACCCTGCTCACCAAACTGACGCCGGTAGCCGGTAAATTTGGCATCGAGCTGATCGATATCCGTATCAAACGTATCGATCTGCCGCCGGAAGTCAGCAGTTCGGTTTACCAAAGAATGCGCGCCGAGCGCGAACGGGTTGCGCGGGAATTCCGCTCGCAAGGCTCGGAAAGCGCCGAATCGATCAGCGCCGAAGCTGACAAGCAGCGGCAAGTACTGTTGGCTAATGCCCAACGCGATGCAGAAAATATCCGAGGCCGTGGTGACGCTCAATCGGCGGATATTTACGCTAAAAGCTTCGGTAAAAATCCCGAGTTTTATGCCTTTTACCGTAGCCTACAGGCTTATCAGACGGCGTTCGAGAAAACCGACGACACCTTGGTGTTGAAGCCCGAATCTGACTTTTTCAGATATTTCAACAGCGAAAAATAG
- the hflK gene encoding FtsH protease activity modulator HflK, with protein sequence MSSEKHNTSKPTPPTDWKAEADKYWQQVSQRGADFYRDHKHLLSLRKVGAVLGGSLALAWLASGVYIVDQGNRGVVSRFGAYVDTTQPGPHWHIPLPIETVKIVNVEQQRFIEVGYSSRVTKSATLPQESLMLTSDENIVTVRLAVQYQINNAKDYLFNVKDNEATLKQLTESVERAVIGRNDMDFVLTEGRSEIVAEIKGEIQQAMDDYRTGITIASVNLQDAQPPEEVQGAFEDAIRAREDKQRLINEAEAYSNEIIPKARGAAARLLQEAEAYEAEKVAKAKGETERFDQLLVEYEKNPAITRKRLYLEAKEKLYSGSNKIMVEAERNTPQFYMPLQSAPTHSATAKTVQAPEINNDSIANDKGTSHKAAASTELRPSRSRP encoded by the coding sequence ATGTCGTCAGAAAAACACAACACCAGCAAACCGACGCCACCGACCGACTGGAAGGCCGAGGCCGACAAATACTGGCAACAAGTCAGCCAACGCGGCGCCGATTTTTATCGCGACCACAAGCACCTGTTATCGTTGCGGAAAGTCGGCGCGGTATTGGGCGGCTCGCTGGCCCTGGCCTGGCTGGCGAGCGGGGTGTACATCGTTGATCAGGGCAATCGCGGCGTGGTCAGCCGTTTCGGCGCTTACGTCGACACCACCCAGCCCGGCCCGCACTGGCATATTCCGCTGCCGATCGAAACCGTCAAAATCGTCAATGTCGAGCAGCAACGCTTTATAGAAGTCGGTTATTCCAGTCGTGTTACCAAATCGGCCACCTTGCCTCAGGAATCCCTGATGCTGACCAGCGATGAAAACATCGTTACCGTCCGCCTGGCTGTGCAATACCAGATCAACAATGCCAAAGACTATCTGTTCAACGTCAAGGACAACGAAGCCACGCTGAAACAACTGACCGAAAGCGTGGAACGGGCGGTCATCGGTCGTAACGACATGGATTTCGTGCTGACCGAAGGCCGCAGCGAAATCGTCGCCGAAATCAAAGGCGAGATTCAACAAGCCATGGACGATTACCGCACCGGCATCACCATCGCCAGCGTCAATTTGCAAGATGCCCAACCGCCGGAAGAAGTACAAGGCGCATTTGAAGATGCCATCCGCGCTCGCGAGGACAAGCAACGGCTGATCAACGAAGCCGAAGCCTACAGCAACGAAATCATCCCCAAGGCCCGCGGTGCCGCCGCTCGCCTGTTACAGGAAGCCGAAGCCTACGAGGCGGAAAAAGTCGCCAAGGCCAAGGGCGAAACCGAGCGTTTCGACCAGTTGTTGGTGGAATACGAGAAAAACCCGGCCATCACCCGCAAACGCTTGTACCTGGAAGCCAAGGAAAAGCTCTACAGCGGCAGCAACAAAATCATGGTCGAAGCGGAACGCAACACGCCGCAGTTTTATATGCCGTTGCAATCGGCCCCAACCCATAGTGCAACAGCGAAAACGGTCCAAGCTCCCGAGATCAACAACGACAGCATAGCTAACGACAAAGGCACATCTCATAAAGCTGCTGCCAGCACTGAATTACGCCCCAGCCGGAGTAGACCATGA
- a CDS encoding RNA polymerase sigma factor RpoD/SigA, which yields MALGFFHPISVVTEGSVPTSGESFVDLSNQPIDIKVGSKLSGQEPTLAIRDLALEMKKAKNELLRLLLENPIAYGYLIDQLLVSKGESVDYSFNINDKTVDEEIVQNNDLVKSHFTSHFPLQNKNQFFVGNSSESVRLEDVHFFPAFLIRIADRTLHTYPNDIAHKVELATSRRHLQDIRQRMIGANTGLVAFLAYKYKTSALSFDDLMQEGIIGLIRAVDRFDPSRGIRFSTYAVFWIKQAISRLIVKQEKVVRLPIAMAEKASVVFEAMRNCYLEHQRWPSLVELQARCELSLEEIKTISSYYQATHSLDESLSGEKDDQTLMSSLIQHQFPQPLDELVDQNLSLYLGKIVASLPEKEAAILTMRFGLKNHTEMTLQAVAEQLHVTRERVRQIQNNALKKLKQNFGYDLMPFLEPNDG from the coding sequence ATGGCATTAGGCTTTTTTCATCCAATAAGTGTAGTCACAGAAGGCTCTGTTCCAACCTCAGGAGAGTCATTCGTTGATTTATCTAATCAGCCTATAGATATAAAAGTCGGATCTAAGTTGTCTGGCCAGGAACCAACCCTAGCTATCCGAGACTTGGCTTTGGAAATGAAGAAGGCAAAAAATGAACTTCTGCGCTTACTTCTAGAAAATCCTATTGCCTATGGTTATTTGATTGATCAACTATTGGTTAGCAAAGGTGAAAGTGTCGATTATTCATTCAATATTAATGATAAAACCGTTGACGAGGAGATTGTTCAAAATAACGATCTTGTAAAATCCCATTTCACCTCGCACTTCCCCTTACAAAACAAAAATCAGTTTTTTGTTGGTAACAGTTCGGAATCAGTTCGTCTGGAAGATGTACATTTTTTTCCAGCATTTTTGATTCGGATTGCCGATCGAACTTTACATACATATCCCAACGACATCGCCCATAAAGTTGAGTTGGCAACTTCCCGCCGCCATTTGCAAGACATCCGACAAAGAATGATTGGCGCCAATACTGGTCTTGTGGCTTTTCTTGCGTATAAATACAAAACCAGCGCCTTAAGTTTTGACGATTTAATGCAGGAGGGCATCATCGGTTTGATCAGGGCCGTGGATAGATTCGACCCTAGTCGAGGGATACGCTTTTCCACCTATGCGGTGTTCTGGATCAAACAAGCCATTTCCAGACTGATCGTCAAGCAGGAAAAAGTGGTTCGCCTTCCGATTGCGATGGCCGAAAAAGCCTCAGTAGTGTTCGAGGCAATGAGAAATTGCTATCTCGAACACCAGCGTTGGCCGAGTCTGGTGGAACTCCAAGCCCGTTGCGAACTATCGCTGGAAGAGATTAAAACCATCAGTAGCTACTATCAGGCTACCCATTCCCTGGATGAATCGCTATCCGGTGAGAAAGACGATCAAACCCTGATGTCCAGCCTTATACAGCACCAGTTTCCCCAGCCATTGGACGAGCTCGTCGACCAAAATCTAAGCCTATACCTCGGCAAAATCGTCGCAAGCCTCCCAGAGAAGGAAGCCGCTATTTTGACTATGCGCTTCGGTTTAAAAAATCACACCGAGATGACGTTGCAAGCCGTCGCCGAACAATTGCACGTCACCCGCGAGCGGGTTCGGCAAATACAGAATAACGCCTTAAAAAAACTAAAACAAAACTTCGGTTATGACCTGATGCCGTTTCTAGAGCCTAACGATGGCTGA
- a CDS encoding PHB depolymerase family esterase has product MNINQLKSFLLEGNKWWKVLFGLPVVAVIFMLGLDHSGDSVELGQASYHPQMHKDRCQPDQLKGDSGASYGESTENGIKYNVRTPLNYDPSIAHPLLLVFSPAGSNRAKTEKTTGLTLPATRAGFIVAYADHPELSPSTTVELGTIPHLMAKKWCIDEKQVYITGHSDGGTSAMALAFMTGTRHIPHAIAPSAAGITYEDLRDRKCPEPLSVMIMHSSKDRLFPGFGQQSAGWWASCNKCDPIPDKQGDGCISYSGCANGVKTLYCEGDQPHSQWPQLDTQVIDFFITSESVDRVGKL; this is encoded by the coding sequence ATGAATATTAATCAGTTAAAGTCTTTTCTACTTGAAGGAAATAAGTGGTGGAAGGTGTTATTCGGATTACCTGTCGTGGCTGTGATTTTCATGTTGGGTCTGGATCATAGTGGCGATTCGGTAGAACTGGGGCAAGCCAGCTATCACCCCCAAATGCATAAAGACCGCTGTCAACCTGATCAGCTTAAGGGCGATTCTGGTGCCAGTTATGGCGAATCGACCGAAAACGGCATTAAATACAACGTCCGCACCCCACTTAATTATGACCCTTCTATTGCTCACCCATTATTATTGGTATTTTCACCGGCGGGTTCGAATCGCGCCAAAACGGAGAAGACGACGGGATTGACCTTACCTGCTACGCGCGCAGGCTTTATCGTCGCCTATGCCGATCATCCGGAGTTATCGCCTAGCACCACTGTGGAATTAGGGACAATTCCGCATTTGATGGCCAAAAAATGGTGTATTGATGAAAAGCAGGTTTATATCACAGGGCATTCAGACGGAGGGACTTCGGCGATGGCGCTAGCGTTTATGACCGGAACACGACACATTCCACACGCTATTGCACCTAGTGCTGCTGGTATTACTTATGAGGATCTACGTGACCGCAAATGTCCAGAGCCCTTGTCGGTGATGATCATGCATAGCAGTAAAGATCGACTGTTCCCAGGATTTGGTCAGCAATCGGCCGGTTGGTGGGCATCCTGTAATAAATGTGATCCGATTCCGGATAAGCAAGGTGATGGTTGCATCTCTTATTCAGGGTGTGCAAATGGAGTAAAAACCTTATATTGCGAAGGTGATCAACCACATTCGCAATGGCCTCAGCTTGATACCCAAGTTATCGATTTTTTTATAACTTCTGAGTCCGTTGATAGAGTCGGTAAATTATGA
- the amoC gene encoding bacterial ammonia monooxygenase, subunit AmoC, whose protein sequence is MVTAPDKIISSSSTETYDRQWYLKDFKRYAVSFLAILLMYVSITAYQYTFGAATGLDSTDPLFEEYWMNLFYIEVIFQLSLIGALGYYFWKNRDLHLDQLSPREELRRYLNLTMWISIYTFSVYWAGSYFAEQDNAWHQAAIRDNIFTANHVVEFYLCFPFYTIMGVSSWLYARTQLPLFAKNVSLPLTLAVAGPFMIFVAVGFNEWGHTFWFREELFGAYMHYAFVIGVWFALAVGGILLQQVTRMSELTELINQDNSKKR, encoded by the coding sequence ATGGTTACTGCACCTGATAAAATTATTTCATCATCCAGCACTGAAACCTATGATAGACAGTGGTATCTGAAGGATTTTAAACGATACGCTGTGTCTTTCTTGGCAATTTTGCTTATGTACGTATCGATCACGGCTTATCAATATACTTTTGGTGCTGCTACGGGTTTAGATTCAACCGATCCTCTTTTTGAGGAATACTGGATGAATTTGTTTTATATAGAAGTCATTTTTCAACTCAGTTTGATCGGTGCACTTGGCTATTATTTTTGGAAAAACCGTGATCTACATCTTGATCAACTATCTCCACGCGAGGAATTACGACGTTATTTGAATCTGACGATGTGGATCAGCATTTATACCTTTTCAGTTTATTGGGCAGGTAGTTATTTTGCCGAACAAGATAATGCCTGGCATCAAGCTGCTATTCGCGACAACATTTTTACCGCCAATCATGTCGTTGAATTTTATCTGTGCTTTCCGTTTTATACCATCATGGGAGTTTCATCATGGCTATATGCGCGTACCCAATTACCATTATTTGCCAAAAACGTTTCGCTACCGTTGACTTTGGCTGTTGCGGGCCCCTTTATGATTTTTGTTGCTGTTGGCTTTAACGAATGGGGGCATACATTTTGGTTTAGAGAAGAACTGTTTGGTGCTTATATGCATTATGCTTTCGTTATCGGTGTGTGGTTTGCACTTGCTGTTGGAGGTATTTTGTTGCAACAAGTAACTCGCATGTCCGAACTAACCGAACTAATCAATCAAGACAATTCCAAAAAACGTTAA
- the amoB gene encoding bacterial ammonia monooxygenase, subunit AmoB, giving the protein MKLLKLFVFSSICLSGLFLSTSTAWAHGERSLEPFVRMRTVQWYDVNWSASTVAVNDELTITGKVHVAEDWPNSLPKPEAAYLGVIAPGPVFLRKERWINGEAHLNSLPLKVGRDYEFKMKLKARIPGRYHIHPSFNIIDTGNVAGPGQWVEITGNANAFTNNVETVKGEMINLETYGTANGVRWHMLWMILGIAWLVWWVRRPLFIPRYAMVNKGEEDKLVTPKDKNLAKAILVAVPVIVLSGYFVTNSQYPETIPLQASLDLIPPLPEQADLVNAKIKRATYNIPQRSMMMMVEIKNDSQKTLQIGEFTTGSVRFINSNMNIDASHTPPEYLATNGMQIEPNDLIHPGEAKVVKIMASDAVWEIEHLSSVIGDADSRFGGLLFLFDDQGNRYLSSISASLIPEYK; this is encoded by the coding sequence ATGAAACTATTGAAGTTATTTGTTTTTTCATCCATCTGTCTTAGTGGGCTTTTTCTTTCAACGTCAACTGCTTGGGCTCACGGTGAACGTTCTTTAGAGCCTTTTGTCCGCATGCGAACGGTTCAATGGTATGACGTTAACTGGTCAGCTAGTACGGTTGCTGTTAATGATGAACTCACCATAACCGGTAAAGTTCATGTTGCAGAAGATTGGCCTAATAGTCTTCCAAAGCCAGAAGCCGCTTATTTGGGTGTCATCGCTCCTGGTCCAGTATTTCTCCGTAAAGAACGGTGGATCAACGGCGAAGCCCATTTGAACTCATTACCCCTAAAAGTTGGTCGTGATTATGAGTTCAAAATGAAGCTTAAGGCCAGAATTCCTGGGCGTTATCACATTCATCCTTCGTTTAATATCATAGATACAGGTAATGTTGCGGGACCTGGGCAATGGGTTGAGATTACCGGTAATGCCAATGCGTTCACAAACAATGTCGAAACTGTCAAGGGAGAAATGATCAATTTAGAAACCTACGGCACTGCCAACGGTGTTCGTTGGCATATGCTGTGGATGATTCTGGGAATAGCCTGGTTGGTTTGGTGGGTTCGACGTCCGTTGTTTATTCCACGCTATGCCATGGTGAATAAGGGCGAAGAAGATAAATTGGTAACTCCTAAAGATAAAAATCTGGCTAAGGCGATACTTGTCGCGGTTCCTGTCATTGTCTTGAGCGGTTATTTTGTGACAAACAGTCAGTATCCGGAAACCATACCGTTACAAGCTTCATTGGATCTTATCCCCCCGTTACCTGAACAAGCCGATCTGGTTAACGCAAAAATTAAACGCGCTACTTACAATATTCCCCAGAGATCAATGATGATGATGGTGGAAATCAAAAACGATAGTCAAAAAACTTTGCAGATTGGTGAGTTTACCACTGGATCTGTGCGTTTTATTAATTCAAATATGAACATTGATGCCAGTCATACGCCGCCAGAATATTTGGCGACAAACGGTATGCAAATTGAACCAAACGATTTGATTCACCCCGGTGAAGCCAAAGTTGTAAAAATCATGGCATCTGATGCTGTCTGGGAAATCGAACATCTCTCCAGTGTTATTGGTGATGCCGATAGTCGCTTTGGAGGGTTGTTGTTTTTATTCGATGATCAGGGAAATCGCTATCTATCAAGTATTTCGGCGTCTTTGATACCTGAATACAAATAA